A window of Macaca thibetana thibetana isolate TM-01 chromosome 7, ASM2454274v1, whole genome shotgun sequence genomic DNA:
ggagtgcagtggctcaattatagctcactacagcctcaaaactcctgagttcaaacaatcttcctgcctcagtctccccattaACTAGGACtaaagtgcatgccaccatgcccagctaattttaaaattttttgtagagatgaaatcttgctatgttgcccaggctgctcttgaactcctgccttcaagctgtcctcccacctcagtcttccaaagttctgggagtataggcatgaatcaccatgcccagcctaaattaaatttttttttttttaattgagacaaagtttcgttcttgtcccccaggctggagtgcaatggcgcgatctcggcttactgcaacctccgcctcccaggttcaagcagttctcttacctcagcctcccaagtagctgggattacaggcgcccaccaccatgcccagctaatttttgtatttttagtagacacatgatttcaccatgtttgccaggctggtctcaaactcctgacctcagctgatctgcccgcctcagccccacaaagtgctggggttacaggcatgagtcaccgtgcccagcctaaattgtttaaatacctagaaatgctAAGTAAAATACTACAAGCATCTTATCTGATTAAATTCATAGCTAAGTGCACTTGAGAGACAAACTATTCTAGTAGTCACATGAGCTGAAGCCGATGCTCTCCTGGTTGTGGAGTGGCAGGTGCCACAGCCCATTAAGGGGTGATAGTCTCAACATTCCAGGGACTTAGGTTTTAAAACCTGTGTGGAGACAGGAGATAGGCCCTGGGACTCACTCATATCAGGATTGAACTGAAAACCCACATAAAACTGGAACCCACGTAGGAGTATACCTTTATTGAAAATGTGTGCTGGAAAAAAATCTGCCAATATGTAGTCCAAAAACCTAGGAGaaaatctgctttaaaaagtggtcctggctactctgggctcactgcaaattaaaaaaaaaaaacacgtggTCCCAGgtcagggtgcggtggctcacgcctgtaatcccagcactaggaggccgaggcaggcagatcacctgaggtcaggagttcaagaccagcctggccaacatggcgaaaccccatctcttattatacagaattagccaggtgtggtggcacatgcctgtgtaatcccagctacttgaaccgaagaggcagaggttgcagtgagccgaaatcgcaccacaccactccagcctgggtgacagagcaagactccatctcaaaaaaaaatttaaataagtggTCTTTAGACAGACTTTCACTTCTGGTAAGACAAAGTAGGCATCTTCTCTCCTATTCCTCCCACTCAGTATAACTAAAAACCCTGGACGttctatataaaacaaaaataagactgAAAGGTGACAATAAGTCAAACTGACTAAAGGACCTTGGGACCAGAGGAAAGACAGTGGTAAGTTCCCTAAGTTTTCTTTTTGACTCATATATCAGACTTGATGCTAAAGAAGGGGCAACTTAAAAAAGCCAAGTGGCACAGACAAAGTGTAAAGCCACAACAAAAGCCTCGCTAGCCAAAGACCTAGGACAGGGGCAGCCTAAGAAGACAGAAAACCTAGACAAAAACCACTATCCCAGCCacacaccacaaaaaaaaaaaaaaaaaaaaaaaaaaaaaactggctggcCCTACCCATATCCACACCAACAAAGAACAAGCAGGGAGTCTACCACTTCCATCCTCAGAAGCATAAAATGAGGCAGTACAGTGCACCCACTGGGGTGGTGTCAGAGAAGGAAGGAACAAGAAAGGCCAAGTAAGGAACCAGGCCTTTCATCCCTGCTGGCAGAAATGAGACACCCCCAATCCCTCCCAGTGTCAGTACAGACCGTCTGGAGGGCTGATTCTCACAACTGCCCACCAACAGCAAGGATCACCCCCTTTCTGGTGTCAAGGAGGCTGACAGGAGAACTTGGACTTCTACTTGTATCTGGCAGTCACAAGGAAGCAACCCGGCTTTCTTTGCCAGAATGCTGTCAGAGCAAGCCAGGTAAAACTAGGTTTAAATAAGATATAGTCTGatcatgggctgggcatggtggctcatgagtgtaatcccagcactttgggaggccaaagtgggccaaacccaggagttcgagaccagcctgggcaatatggcaaaaccctgtctctacaaaaaatacaaaaattagctgggcatgctggcacacgcctgtggtcccagctactcgggaggctgaggtaggagaatcgcttgagcatgggaggtgggggttgcagtgagccaagagcaagccactgcactccagcctgaatgacagattgagacccagacattttcatatttttcatgttgttatagactgtttttttttgcaacaaaaaataaaaggctcataacaatataaaaatgtctgcatttcaataaaaaatcattcatacctggcataaacccgggaggcggagcttgcagtgagctgagatccggccactgcactccagcctgggcgacagagcaagactctgtctcaaaaaaaaaaaaatcattcatacCAAGAACCAAGAtatcaaactgaatgaaaaaaaaatgccaacaccAAAATGACATGTTAGAATAatttgacaaagattttaaagcagccatgatgaaaatgtttcaatGAGCAATTATGAACATCCCTGAAACAAATAAAGTAGCTTCAGTGTactagtttcctattgctgccatGACAAATCACCACAAATTCACCAGCTTAATGCAGATTTGTTAGCTGTAGGTTAGAAGTCTGACATGGGTCCTAACTGGGCTAAATCAATTTGTCCACAAGGCTGTTACTTTCTAGAGACCCTAAGGGAGAATCTATTTCCTCACTCCTTCCAGCTCCTACCCACGTTCCTTGGCATGTggccctcttcctccatcttcaaagccagcaacattaCATCTCTGTGCCTTTCTGTCGCATCTTCCTCTAACCACAAGCAGGAAAGGTTCTCTATTTTAAGGACCCATGTAATTAGATTGCACCCACCAGGCAATCCAAGCTAATCTCCCTGTTCAAATCCTCaagcacatttttaaagtttcttttgccACACAGAGTAACATATTCGCAGTTCCAGGGATTATGACATGGATATCTTTGGAGGGCCATTCTGCCTACCGCATTCAGCAAAGAAatgcaaagtctcagaatacagaAGATATgaagaagaaccaaatggaaaatttagggcacaataaccaaaaaaaaaaaaaaaaaaatctcagtggaTGGACTCAACAGGAgaatggaggagagagaggaaagaagcagTAAACTAGAAAGTGGAACAATACATATTACCCAATCTGAGCAACAGAACAAACAAATTGTACAAAATTGAACAGGACCTTAGGGAACTATaacaaagaaaactaacattCATGTCATCAGAGCTGccgaaggagaggagaaaaaaggtgGGACTAAAAAAGCCCTCAAAGAAATGACTCAAAATTCCccaagagacaacccacagattcaagaagctgagcaAACTCTGAAaaggataaacccaaagaaatccatgccaagaattataattaattttctgaaaactaaagacaaaaaaatcttgaaaatagcCAGCATAAAATAAGTGACATTCTACCTATAAGGAGAAATCAATCAGAACACAGTAGAAAATGGTGGGAGAAAGAAATGACACAGTATTTTTCAGGAACAAACTGTTCAAGTTTTGTTCAAGAACAAAACTGtcaaccaggtgcggtggctcatgcctgtaatcccagcactttaggaggccgaggcgggtggatcacttgaggtcaggagttcaagaccagcctggccaacatggtgaaaccccatctctactcaaactacaaaaattagccgagcacggtggcatgcacctgtaatcccagctactcaggaggctgaggcaggagaatcacttgaacgcagaggcagaggttgcagtgagccaagattacactattgcactccagcctgggcaacaagagtgagactctttctccaaaaagaaaagaaaaaaaaaaggccaggcgcgggggttcccgcctgtaatcccagcactttgggaggccaaagtgagcggatcacaaggtcaggagatcgagaccatcctggctacatggtgaaaacccgtctctactaaaaatacaaaaattagccgggagtggtggcgggcacctgtagtcccagctattcgggaggctgaggcaggaaaatggtgtgaacccaggaagcggaggttgcagtgagccgagatcatgccactgcactccaacccgggccacagagcgagactgtctcaaaaaacaaaaataaaaaagaagttatctaggctgggtggagtggctcacacctctaatctcagcactttaggaggctgaggtaggaggatcatttgagctcgggagttcgagatcagcctgggaaatatggtgaaacactgtctctacaaaaaatacaaaaattagccaggagtggtggcttacgcctgtggccccagctacttgggaggctgaagcagaagtatcacttgaacccaggaagtggtggttgcaataagctgagatccagtcattgcactccaacctgcacactagacagagaccctgtctcaaaaaaaaaaaaaaaaaaaaagagattggcCAAGAACTATGAGTTGTGGGTAGGGAGGGCTGAATAAATAGAGtgcagaggattttttttttttttttaaatacagggtctcactctgtcaccaggctggaatgcagtggcacaatctcagctcgctgcagcctcaacctccccaaatttaagtgaccctcccacctcagtctcctgagtagctaggaccacaggcacacagcaccatgtcttgctagtttttgtatttttggtagagatggggtttcaccacgttacccaggctagtctcaaaatccCCAGCTCAAGCGacccacccccctcggcctcccaaagtgctggaattataggcgtaagcAATGATGGCACTCAGCCAAGAATGTTAATCTGAGGTGTGCATGCATTTAGGGCCACAAAACATATGAAGCAAAAgctgatagaactgaaaggagaaatagacaaacctACAATTACAgatggagacttcaacacttccCTCTTAACAATGACTAGAACAACTAGGCAGAAAATCAGCAATGATATAAAAGAACTAAACAATAACATCAACCAGTAACATTTAGGTTTAGAAACCcttccacccaacaacagaacaCAATTTCTTTTCAAGTTCCCACAGAACATACACCAAGATAGATCAtatcctgggccataaaacaaaccttaaatttaaaagaactgaaattttgtaaaatgtaatcTATGGCCACaatgaaatcaaactagaaatcaataatggaaACATAGCAGGATAATCGCCAAACTAAACAAAATACTTTTGGATAATATGTGGGTCAaagaggagattaaaaaaaaaaaaaagagagagagagagaaaaaaagaatacaataaacagaatgaaaaaatagaTATCTTTTTCCCCAAGCTATACGCTTCTTCCTTAATACTCTTCCTCTATTTCATTTCAGCTTTTTTCACTCTAAAGTCTAAACTAACTAGGTCAGAGTCTTCAAAGTCTTGCATTTGTTTAACTTACTGACTGGCATAATAATACTATCTCAGCATAAACTATGGTAAAGGTTCCACCAGTTCAGGCCATTTTTGACAACTTCTTGGAGGGAAATGGGCAAACCACAAATCAAAAGAACACCTGCATCTGAAAATCCATCCTGTATAATAATAGGAGGCAAGAGATCTGTAACTAAAGCTAGTTAGAAGTTGATGGATTCACTATGAACAATTTGGCTACAACTAGTAGAATTACAGAAAGCATGTAGAGTTCACATGTTAGAAATCCTAGCAGATCAAAGACTCTTAGTTTGAACTCTTTCTTAATAGAGCTAAAAATGTATGTcactcggccaggcatggtggctcacgcctgtaactccagtactttgggaggctgaggcaggaggatcacgaggtcaggagttcgagaccagcctggccaacatggtgaaaccccgtctctactaaaaatacaaaaattagctgggcatggtggtacgcacctgtaatcccaggaggctgagacaggagaactgcttgaacctgggaggcggaggttgcagggagtcgagatcgcgccactgtactccaacctgggtgacagagcaagaccctgtcttgaaaaaaaaaaaaaaaaaagtgaagaccatgggaaaggCGCAGTatctatgctggagtgcagtgttccTCACGGCACAGTCCCTTAgtgcttcccttggctaggggagggagttccctgactcCTTGTGCTTCCAGGGTAAGGCGACACCCTAgtctgctttggctcaccctctgggggctgcacccactgtccaaccagtcccagtgagatgaaccagatacctcaggtggaaatgcagaaatcacccgtcttccgCAACGacctcgctgggagctgcagactgcagctgttcctatttggccatcttgccagcaatctccttaagaaactcactcaaaaccgtacaactacatggaaactgaacaacttgctcctgaatgactactgggtaaacaacaaaattaaggcagaaataaataagttctttgaaaccaatgagaacaaagacacaatgtaccagaatctctgggacacatctaAAGCAAtgtttacagggaaatttatagcattaaatgcccacaagagaaagtaggaaagatctgaaatcgacaccctaacatcacaattaaaagaactagacagCTTTCAGCTTTTGGCTCAGAGGAGGCCAAGGTGCAACTTTCTTCGGTCGTCCCGAATCCGCGTTCATCCGACACCAGCTGCCTCCACCATGCCGCCGAAGTTCGACCCCAGTGAGATCAAAGTCGTATACCTGAGGTGCACCAGAGGCGAAGTCAGTGCCACTTCTGCCCTGGCCCCCAAGATCGGCCCTCGgggtctgtctccaaaaaaggatGGTGATGACATTGCCAAGGCAACGGGTGACTGGAAGGGCCTGAGGATTACAGTGAAACTGACCATTCAGAACAGACAGGCCCAGATTGAAGTGgtgccttctgcctctgccctgaTCATCAAAGCTCTCAATGAACaaccaagagacagaaagaaacagaagaacatTAAACACAGTGGTAATATCACTTATGATGAGACTGTCAACATTGCTCGACAGATGTGGCACCGATCCTTAGCCAGAGAACTCTCTGGAACCATTAAAGAGATCCTGGGGACTGCCCAGTCCGTGGGCTGTAATGCTGATGGCCGCCACCCTCATGACATCATAGATGACATCAACAGTGGTGCTATGGAATGCGCAGCCAGTTAAGCACAAAGGAAAATACTTCAACAAAGGATCATTTGACaactggtgaaaaaaaaaagaactagagaagcaagagcaaacaaattcaaaagctagaaaagctagcagaagacaagaaataactaagatcagagcagaactgaaggagatagagacatgaaaaaccctccaaaaaaatcaatgaatccaggagctggttttttgaacagatcaacaaaatagatagaccactagccagactaataaagaagaaaagagagaagaatcaaatagatgcaataaaaaatgataaaggggatatcaccactgatcccacagaaatacaaactaccatcagagaatactataaacacctctacgtgaataaactagaaaatctagaagaaatggataaattcctggacgcaTACACCCTACCAAGTCTAAACAAAGAAGttgttgaatccctgaatagaccaacaacaagttctgaaattgaggcagtagctaatagcctaccaaccaaaaaaagtccaggaccacatggattcacagccgaattctaccagaggt
This region includes:
- the LOC126959180 gene encoding 60S ribosomal protein L12-like, which produces MPPKFDPSEIKVVYLRCTRGEVSATSALAPKIGPRGLSPKKDGDDIAKATGDWKGLRITVKLTIQNRQAQIEVVPSASALIIKALNEQPRDRKKQKNIKHSGNITYDETVNIARQMWHRSLARELSGTIKEILGTAQSVGCNADGRHPHDIIDDINSGAMECAAS